AAATATTGGCTTTAATGGAACATGATATCAAATTTGAAGTTATACCTGGTGTAACATCAGCAATTGGAGCACCAACTTCCCTGGGACTACCTGTAACTCACAGAGCGGTTGCAACATCACTTACAATTGTAACTGGTCATGAAGACCCGACAAAACCTGAAAGTCAGGTTCACTGGGACTATACTGCAGATACTTTAGTTATTCTCATGGGAATAGGCAATATTCGTGAAAACACTCAAGAAATCATGAAATATCGCTCAGCAGACACTCCTGTATGTGCAGTTGAAAGCGGAACTCTGCCTGATGAAAATCTGGTGTTCGGCACTTTGGGAGATATTGCAGATAAAAAAATCAATACTCCAGCCATTCTCATAATTGGTGATGTTGTAAAAATGTATCAGAAAATTTATGATTATCAAAGGTGATTAATGTGTGTGGAATTGTAGGTTGTATATTAAAAGAGGAAGATGATGTGGCCCCTATTCTTTTTGACTGCATATCCAAACTCGAATACAGGGGATATGACTCAATAGGTCTTGCTACATTTTCCGAAGATAAAATTCACATTAAAAAAGACAAAGGAAAAATCATTGAAGTAGATAAAAGTCTGGATTTAACCGACATGCCTGGAAGCTTCGGTATTGCTCATGTACGATGGGCAACACATGGTGATCCTTCCAAACTTAATGCTCACCCTCACGTTGATGAAGAAAATCGCGTTGCTGTTGTTCACAACGGTATTATTGAAAACTATCTTGAAATCAGAGAACAGTTAATCTCTGAAGGTCATGTATTCAAATCAGAAACGGATACAGAAGTAAT
The uncultured Methanobrevibacter sp. DNA segment above includes these coding regions:
- the cobA gene encoding uroporphyrinogen-III C-methyltransferase yields the protein MVVYLIGAGPGDADLITLKAVKALNKADVVLYDYLANEEILAHAPEDAEKIYVGKKAGEHYKTQDEINELIIAQAQEHENVVRLKGGDPFVFGRGGEEILALMEHDIKFEVIPGVTSAIGAPTSLGLPVTHRAVATSLTIVTGHEDPTKPESQVHWDYTADTLVILMGIGNIRENTQEIMKYRSADTPVCAVESGTLPDENLVFGTLGDIADKKINTPAILIIGDVVKMYQKIYDYQR